A window of Solea senegalensis isolate Sse05_10M linkage group LG20, IFAPA_SoseM_1, whole genome shotgun sequence contains these coding sequences:
- the ccser2a gene encoding serine-rich coiled-coil domain-containing protein 2 isoform X3, with protein MERKASIKSAMVSRLPKFGGRSSSSGANPLSNGSTQATTPPQDDKTIPPGSQPNGGICASPLSFKWKRDGGLTLSSPTSPAQRDEEKSQMQLPLLEKEVKNRSPGVPKTRRSGTLMVAVSSPKAIPKQSSTMSPKVGTKLGQSPLNRAPKFAHTGSNIPARTGSESRLVRPKLGSGAARSSSQDSLSQSSDSLKSLTTDNMVRSNSFTHFKQIPSPTTQTMTRSFSFNRAVELAKPLANTQLRPPCSSFLKPPQLSNGRVGLGLRCRNGNLGGSEGLDSGHGVLQYSRNQSASSRTTSSIPQAPITPSALKKPLFPSCVLTKSVGNNMGPLDFRLARSAQAIQQKPLFSGRIKGEIKSPECGELLDFETNGEAKTTDSPSDSDASSGDGGAIVGGSDAFRQSMSQAAGETIEDMSLSSASSIDRGETSEELLDDFDSMRDALSDGDVPDNRKVGATTQTRLHSPLNETIEWDTTDLKGHEEKSPMQDSQGPLLFSPEHGDIPHSSSVELSPSNSSGGTYMWDEEPFVSHGSHPLDSFDDSELNSMDILNNLEPLATRELDDDDLMLDVDLPEDGLHDMDRMSHIERSERAGRQGQQHKHHRWRGSGHFNNDSRAHVFQNYDRLKSSRIPARPPPSEGKHHGNMAMLDELTLEHMTQDCSLLKNQLLKLKTLLQLEDANSKAEAPEENEDNTSATQLGELIKEVQVLREELKNRDKTIAQLTLQCQQLQQQHQREQMPAEGHQVKCQCHHQRAPSLQQQSYRQMDERMQHHYDKATQTYWRPLSHAGLLPTPLLSPWQAQHQGLTRASMPQRRQTSSTTALQSLPQRAPPPGKNNKNSPHRGPQ; from the exons ATGGAAAGAAAAGCATCAATCAAGTCTGCCATGGTATCCAGACTGCCTAAGTTCGGTGGACGCTCGTCGAGCAGTGGTGCTAATCCCTTGTCTAATGGTTCCACCCAGGCAACTACTCCTCCCCAGGATGATAAAACTATTCCCCCAGGATCACAGCCAAATGGTGGGATTTGTGCCTCTCCCTTGTCCTTCAAATGGAAGAGAGATGGGGGGTTGACCCTCTCCAGCCCCACTAGCCCTGCTCAAAGAGATGAAGAAAAGTCTCAGATGCAGCTTCCCTTGTTGGAAAAGGAGGTAAAGAATAGGTCTCCAGGTGTACCCAAGACTCGGAGGTCTGGTACTTTGATGGTTGCTGTGTCTAGTCCCAAAGCCATCCCCAAGCAATCCTCAACGATGAGTCCCAAAGTAGGGACTAAGCTAGGCCAGAGCCCATTAAATAGAGCTCCGAAATTTGCTCATACTGGTTCCAACATTCCTGCAAGGACAGGGTCAGAGTCCCGCCTTGTGCGGCCAAAGTTGGGATCTGGTGCTGCTCGAAGCAGCTCCCAAGACAGCCTGTCCCAGTCCAGTGACAGCCTGAAGTCTTTAACCACGGACAACATGGTGCGTTCTAATAGCTTTACTCACTTCAAGCAGATTCCGTCTCCCACTACCCAGACAATGACCCGATCTTTCTCCTTCAACCGTGCTGTGGAGCTAGCCAAACCTCTGGCCAACACACAACTACGGCCTCCTTGCAGTTCTTTTCTCAAACCACCTCAGCTGAGCAATGGGAGAGTGGGTTTGGGACTTAGATGCCGAAATGGCAACCTGGGAGGTTCAGAAGGTCTAGATAGTGGACATGGAGTTCTTCAGTATAGCAGAAATCAATCTGCCTCCTCTCGAACTACCTCCTCGATCCCCCAAGCACCCATTACTCCGAGTGCTCTCAAGAAGCCTCTGTTCCCTAGTTGTGTGCTGACCAAGTCAGTGGGCAACAATATGGGGCCTTTGGATTTCAGGCTGGCCAGATCTGCACAGGCCATACAGCAAAAGCCTCTTTTTTCAGGTAGGATCAAGGGGGAAATAAAATCTCCTGAGTGTGGAGAGCTATTAGATTTTGAGACAAATGGTGAGGCTAAAACAACAGACTCTCCAAGTGACAGTGATGCAAGCTCTGGAGATGGTGGAGCAATAGTAGGAGGAAGTGATGCATTCAGGCAAAGCATGAGCCAGGCAGCAGGTGAGACCATTGAGGACATGTCCTTATCCTCTGCCTCGTCTATAGATAGAGGTGAAACCAGTGAAGAGCTTCTAGATGACTTTGACAGTATGAGAGATGCACTCAGTGATGGGGATGTGCCTGACAATAGGAAAGTTGGTGCTACCACCCAAACCCGTCTACACAGCCCTCTTAATGAAACCATTGAATGGGACACAACAGACCTGAAAG GACATGAAGAAAAAAGCCCCATGCAAGACTCCCAGGGACCATTGCTTTTCTCTCCAGAGCATGGTGATATTCCCCATTCTTCATCTGTAGAGCTGTCACCTTCCAACAGTTCTGGTGGAACTTACATGTGGGATGAGGAGCCTTTTGTGAGTCATGGGAGTCATCCATTAGATAGCTTTGACGATTCAGAGCTCAACAGCATG GATATCCTGAACAACCTGGAGCCTTTAGCAACCAGAGAGTTGGATGATGATGACCTCATGTTAGATGTGGACCTGCCAGAAGATGGTTTGCACG ACATGGACAGGATGTCTCACATTGAGCGGTCAGAGAGGGCCGGTCGACAGGGGCAGCAGCATAAACACCACCGCTGGAGAGGATCAGGACATTTCAACAATGACAGCAG GGCTCATGTCTTCCAGAATTATGATAGACTCAAGTCTTCCAGGATTCCTGCACGTCCTCCTCCCTCTGAAGGCAAGCACCATGGCAACATGGCAATGCTGGATGAGCTCACACTCGAACACATGACGCAAGATTGTAGCTTGCTCAAGAACCAGCTGCTGAAGCTCAAAACATTGCTACAG CTTGAGGATGCAAACTCTAAAGCAGAGGCTCCTGAGGAGAATGAAGACAATACCAGTGCAACACAG TTGGGTGAGCTGATTAAGGAAGTTCAGGTGCTcagagaggagctgaagaaTCGAGACAAGACCATTGCTCAGCTCACACTGCAGTGTCAACAgctgcaacaacaacatcagcggGAACAAATG CCTGCTGAGGGACATCAGGTCAAGTGTCAGTGCCACCACCAGAGGGCTCCCTCTTTACAGCAACAGAGCTACAGACAGATGGACGAACGAATGCAGCATCACTATGACAAGGCCACCCAGACGTACTGGAGGCCGCTAAGCCACGCT
- the ccser2a gene encoding serine-rich coiled-coil domain-containing protein 2 isoform X2: MERKASIKSAMVSRLPKFGGRSSSSGANPLSNGSTQATTPPQDDKTIPPGSQPNGGICASPLSFKWKRDGGLTLSSPTSPAQRDEEKSQMQLPLLEKEVKNRSPGVPKTRRSGTLMVAVSSPKAIPKQSSTMSPKVGTKLGQSPLNRAPKFAHTGSNIPARTGSESRLVRPKLGSGAARSSSQDSLSQSSDSLKSLTTDNMVRSNSFTHFKQIPSPTTQTMTRSFSFNRAVELAKPLANTQLRPPCSSFLKPPQLSNGRVGLGLRCRNGNLGGSEGLDSGHGVLQYSRNQSASSRTTSSIPQAPITPSALKKPLFPSCVLTKSVGNNMGPLDFRLARSAQAIQQKPLFSGRIKGEIKSPECGELLDFETNGEAKTTDSPSDSDASSGDGGAIVGGSDAFRQSMSQAAGETIEDMSLSSASSIDRGETSEELLDDFDSMRDALSDGDVPDNRKVGATTQTRLHSPLNETIEWDTTDLKGHEEKSPMQDSQGPLLFSPEHGDIPHSSSVELSPSNSSGGTYMWDEEPFVSHGSHPLDSFDDSELNSMDILNNLEPLATRELDDDDLMLDVDLPEDGLHDMDRMSHIERSERAGRQGQQHKHHRWRGSGHFNNDSRAHVFQNYDRLKSSRIPARPPPSEGKHHGNMAMLDELTLEHMTQDCSLLKNQLLKLKTLLQLEDANSKAEAPEENEDNTSATQLGELIKEVQVLREELKNRDKTIAQLTLQCQQLQQQHQREQMPAEGHQVKCQCHHQRAPSLQQQSYRQMDERMQHHYDKATQTYWRPLSHAGLLPTPLLSPWQAQHQGLTRASMPQRRQRVEHLVQYFTDTACLKYYSLTVPAPASTSTREE, translated from the exons ATGGAAAGAAAAGCATCAATCAAGTCTGCCATGGTATCCAGACTGCCTAAGTTCGGTGGACGCTCGTCGAGCAGTGGTGCTAATCCCTTGTCTAATGGTTCCACCCAGGCAACTACTCCTCCCCAGGATGATAAAACTATTCCCCCAGGATCACAGCCAAATGGTGGGATTTGTGCCTCTCCCTTGTCCTTCAAATGGAAGAGAGATGGGGGGTTGACCCTCTCCAGCCCCACTAGCCCTGCTCAAAGAGATGAAGAAAAGTCTCAGATGCAGCTTCCCTTGTTGGAAAAGGAGGTAAAGAATAGGTCTCCAGGTGTACCCAAGACTCGGAGGTCTGGTACTTTGATGGTTGCTGTGTCTAGTCCCAAAGCCATCCCCAAGCAATCCTCAACGATGAGTCCCAAAGTAGGGACTAAGCTAGGCCAGAGCCCATTAAATAGAGCTCCGAAATTTGCTCATACTGGTTCCAACATTCCTGCAAGGACAGGGTCAGAGTCCCGCCTTGTGCGGCCAAAGTTGGGATCTGGTGCTGCTCGAAGCAGCTCCCAAGACAGCCTGTCCCAGTCCAGTGACAGCCTGAAGTCTTTAACCACGGACAACATGGTGCGTTCTAATAGCTTTACTCACTTCAAGCAGATTCCGTCTCCCACTACCCAGACAATGACCCGATCTTTCTCCTTCAACCGTGCTGTGGAGCTAGCCAAACCTCTGGCCAACACACAACTACGGCCTCCTTGCAGTTCTTTTCTCAAACCACCTCAGCTGAGCAATGGGAGAGTGGGTTTGGGACTTAGATGCCGAAATGGCAACCTGGGAGGTTCAGAAGGTCTAGATAGTGGACATGGAGTTCTTCAGTATAGCAGAAATCAATCTGCCTCCTCTCGAACTACCTCCTCGATCCCCCAAGCACCCATTACTCCGAGTGCTCTCAAGAAGCCTCTGTTCCCTAGTTGTGTGCTGACCAAGTCAGTGGGCAACAATATGGGGCCTTTGGATTTCAGGCTGGCCAGATCTGCACAGGCCATACAGCAAAAGCCTCTTTTTTCAGGTAGGATCAAGGGGGAAATAAAATCTCCTGAGTGTGGAGAGCTATTAGATTTTGAGACAAATGGTGAGGCTAAAACAACAGACTCTCCAAGTGACAGTGATGCAAGCTCTGGAGATGGTGGAGCAATAGTAGGAGGAAGTGATGCATTCAGGCAAAGCATGAGCCAGGCAGCAGGTGAGACCATTGAGGACATGTCCTTATCCTCTGCCTCGTCTATAGATAGAGGTGAAACCAGTGAAGAGCTTCTAGATGACTTTGACAGTATGAGAGATGCACTCAGTGATGGGGATGTGCCTGACAATAGGAAAGTTGGTGCTACCACCCAAACCCGTCTACACAGCCCTCTTAATGAAACCATTGAATGGGACACAACAGACCTGAAAG GACATGAAGAAAAAAGCCCCATGCAAGACTCCCAGGGACCATTGCTTTTCTCTCCAGAGCATGGTGATATTCCCCATTCTTCATCTGTAGAGCTGTCACCTTCCAACAGTTCTGGTGGAACTTACATGTGGGATGAGGAGCCTTTTGTGAGTCATGGGAGTCATCCATTAGATAGCTTTGACGATTCAGAGCTCAACAGCATG GATATCCTGAACAACCTGGAGCCTTTAGCAACCAGAGAGTTGGATGATGATGACCTCATGTTAGATGTGGACCTGCCAGAAGATGGTTTGCACG ACATGGACAGGATGTCTCACATTGAGCGGTCAGAGAGGGCCGGTCGACAGGGGCAGCAGCATAAACACCACCGCTGGAGAGGATCAGGACATTTCAACAATGACAGCAG GGCTCATGTCTTCCAGAATTATGATAGACTCAAGTCTTCCAGGATTCCTGCACGTCCTCCTCCCTCTGAAGGCAAGCACCATGGCAACATGGCAATGCTGGATGAGCTCACACTCGAACACATGACGCAAGATTGTAGCTTGCTCAAGAACCAGCTGCTGAAGCTCAAAACATTGCTACAG CTTGAGGATGCAAACTCTAAAGCAGAGGCTCCTGAGGAGAATGAAGACAATACCAGTGCAACACAG TTGGGTGAGCTGATTAAGGAAGTTCAGGTGCTcagagaggagctgaagaaTCGAGACAAGACCATTGCTCAGCTCACACTGCAGTGTCAACAgctgcaacaacaacatcagcggGAACAAATG CCTGCTGAGGGACATCAGGTCAAGTGTCAGTGCCACCACCAGAGGGCTCCCTCTTTACAGCAACAGAGCTACAGACAGATGGACGAACGAATGCAGCATCACTATGACAAGGCCACCCAGACGTACTGGAGGCCGCTAAGCCACGCT